The Vidua macroura isolate BioBank_ID:100142 chromosome 11, ASM2450914v1, whole genome shotgun sequence genome includes a region encoding these proteins:
- the LOC128812654 gene encoding histamine H3 receptor-like: MGRDGPWLNLSGSACAAGGPFPAGTAALLAALMGLLVLATVLGNALVILAFVVDRSLRTQGNFFFLNLAVADLLVGGFCIPLYIPYVLTGEWRLGRGLCKLWLVVDYLVCTASVFNIVLISFDRFICVTRAVSYRAQQGMTRNAVLKMMTVWIAAFLLYGPAILSWEHIAQKSILPEGECHAEFFYNWYFLMIASTVEFFTPFITVMYFNLSIYLNIRKRTLLRNENLSPGQDCEMNFQGEKREHTVFFVKAANRDKHASSLLPPGKAPRLQASAELGYQTSNLSASLDLPPLQVDVKTRPPRNGFFKATESLCHPSSKVDVANIMTNRFRLSRDKRVAKSLAVIVCVFGLCWAPYTLLMIIRAACHGHCVHYSLYEISFWLLWVNSAINPVLYPLCHMSFRKAFMKLLCPQKAKIHPDVLM; encoded by the exons ATGGGCCGGGACGGGCCGTGGCTCAACCTGTCCGGCAGCGCCTGTGCGGCGGGCGGGCCCTTCCCCGCCGGCACCGCCGCGCTGCTGGCCGCGCTCatggggctgctggtgctggccaCGGTGCTGGGCAATGCCCTGGTCATTCTGGCGTTCGTGGTGGACCGGAGCCTTCGCACGCAGGGAAACTTCTTCTTCCTGAACCTGGCCGTCGCCGACCTGCTGGTGG GCGGCTTCTGCATCCCCCTCTACATCCCCTACGTGCTGACGGGCGAGTGGAGGCTCGGCAGGGGCTTGTGTAAGCTGTGGCTGGTGGTGGACTACCTGGTGTGCACCGCCTCCGTCTTCAACATCGTCCTGATCAGCTTCGACAGGTTCATCTGTGTCACCAGAGCG GTCAGCTACAGGGCTCAGCAAGGAATGACCAGAAATGCCGTATTGAAGATGATGACTGTATGgattgctgcttttcttctctacGGGCCAGCCATTCTCAGCTGGGAGCACATTGCCCAAAAGAGCATCCTCCCTGAAGGAGAATGTCATGCAGAATTCTTCTATAACTGGTATTTCCTAATGATTGCCTCTACTGTTGAATTCTTTACACCTTTCATCACTGTTATGTACTTTAACTTAAGTATTTACCTTAATATCAGGAAACGCACGTTGCTCCGAAATGAAAACCTCTCACCTGGTCAAGACTGTGAAATGAatttccagggggaaaaaagggaacaCACTGTGTTTTTTGTAAAGGCAGCTAACAGAGACAAACATGCAAGCAGCCTTCTTCCCCCAGGGAAGGCTCCAAGGCTTCAGGCCTCAGCTGAGCTTGGCTATCAGACATCAAATCTGAGTGCCAGTCTTGACCTTCCACCCCTCCAGGTGGATGTAAAGACCAGGCCTCCCAGGAATGGCTTCTTCAAAGCAACAGAAAGCCTTTGCCACCCCAGCAGCAAAGTGGACGTTGCTAACATTATGACAAACAGATTTAGACTTTCCCGGGATAAAAGAGTAGCAAAGTCTTTAGCAGTTATTGTCTGTGTGTTTGGGTTGTGCTGGGCTCCATACACACTCCTGATGATCATCAGGGCAGCCTGCCATGGGCACTGTGTGCACTATTCCCTCTATGAGATCTCATTCTGGCTCCTGTGGGTGAACTCAGCCATTAACCCTGTTCTCTACCCGCTGTGTCACATGAGCTTTAGGAAAGCCTTCATGAAACTCCTGTGTCCACAAAAGGCCAAAATTCATCCTGACGTTTTGATGTGA